The DNA window CGCGTGGTGTCCCAGCGCTCGATGAGCGTGGCGATGCGCAGCCGCGGGATTACCGTCGATAACCTGAGCGATCCCGACCAGGTGCGGGTGCTGGCCCGCGACCTGGAAGCAGATGAGGTCATCGCCGTGTTTCGCGATGAACAAATCAACCAGGAGCAGGAACATATTCGACGCGATTCCGGTCAGGAAGAGCCCGTCGGCCCCCGTGCGGCGCGCGTCGTGTCAGATCATCTGGACGTGGAGTCAATCGATCCCGAACAAAACACGGCCCTGTTTACGGAAAGAGTCATCGAGCCCCGCACCCTGGCGACGGCCGCCTACCAGGGCGAAAGCTGGGAGATCCGTCGCTGGCAGCCGGGCGGTTTTGTCAATCGCGGCATTCGCGACGGCGTGGAACCGTTCGGCATCGGTCCCGAGTGGGAAACCCTGCACTATGCGGCCCTGCGCAGCGATCTCGACCATCCTTACTCCGCCGCAGGCTTCCCTTACCGACTCGATGTTTATGTGGGCGACGAAGTCCGCGAGCCGCGCCGCCTGAACACCGACTTCGGCTCCGCGTATGTGGTGGAACTGAACCCGGGCGACGTCTACAAAATTGGCATTCGTAACGACAGCGAAAGGCCCGTTTATGTGGCCTTGTATGTCGACGGGTTGAGCGTGATTGATCAGAAGCTGGTCGATCCCAGCGACCTGGAGATCCGTCGTCACTGGATGCTGCCGCCGCAGAGCGGGCGACGGTTTGTGCGCGGGTGGTACACGGTCCGTCGGGACGAAGACGGCAACCCCCTGGAAACGCAACTGTTCGACGAATTCAAAGTCAGCAACCGGAAAGACTCCGTCGCCTTTGGCCAGGGTTTTGAGCAGAACCTGGGGATGATCACGGCCGTGTTCTATACGGTCGGCCTTGAGGACGTGCAGAACCCGGGCCCACTGAACCAGGTGGTCGCCCGTGCTTTACCGCCCAGCGCCCTGGGTACAGGCCGCGGCCTGCGGAAAGAGCAACAGCTGGATCGCGTCAAGGCAGAGCCCCGAGGAATGATCCTGGGCGCCGTCACGCTGTACTACCGTCCTGCCGAATTGATCAGCAAGCCCCGTGACGCATCCGGCGACAGCCTGATTCTGATTCCCGGCTTCTAAAGTGGCGAATTCATGGCAGGGAGAGAGACCTTGCGCTGGCGCCCTGCGGGGGCGCCGGCGACGATGGGCGGCTTATTCGCTCTTGGGTTTTTTCGGCTTGTCGGCTTTGGCGGGCTTGGCTTCGCTGCTTTTGCTTTCTGATTTTGTGTCGGACTTTTCGCTGCTGGCCGACTTGGTTTCTTCGGCTGCCTTCTGTTTATACGACTCGCTGCGATAGTCGGTCTGATAGAAACCGGAGCCTTTGAAAACCACGCCGGAACCAGAACCAATCAGGCGGGTCAGCTTCAGCTTTTTGCAATTCGGACACTTTTTTTCCGGATCGGCCGTCATGCGCTGAAAGAGTTCAAACTCATGGCCGCAGCCTCGGCACAGGTAATCATAAGTCGGCATGTGCGAAACTCGCAGAAAAAGAGCAGTCAGGAAGGGAATCAATTAAAAGGCAGGATTACAGAGTGAATCATACGATACCAGGCAGGACCTGGCGCCGGCGGCGTCAGGCGGGGCCGGTCGAAACAAAAACCTGGGCTGGTCGGATCACGCGGTCGTGCAGCTGATAGCCGACTTGTGTTTCCAGCATGACGGTTCCGGCCGGATACTGGTCGCTTGGCTGCTGGCCGATCGCTTCGTGCAGGTTGGGATCAAAGACTTCGCCTACGGAGGCAATCCGCCGGCAATGGTGTTTTTCAAAGACGCTCTCAAACATGCTGGCGACCATTTTCACGCCGTCGACCAGCCCTTTGGCCTTGGGATCGTCGGGAGCTGAGCCAATGGCGCGGTTCAGGTTGTCGAGCACGGCCAGCAGGTCGGAGACCACTGGCACAGCAGCGTAACGGCGCTGGTCGTCGAGTTCCCGGCGGGACCTTTTCCGGAAGTTTTCCAGTTCGGCCTGCACCATCAGCACGCGGTTTTTCTCCTCTTCGAGTTCCGCCTGGAGCTGCGAGGAGTGCTCTTCGCGGCTCAGTGGACTGCCGGCCGTATCGGGCGACTGGCGATCCTCGCCTGCATCCTGCGGTGCTTGCTGGGCGGCGGCGGACTGCGGATCGTTCGCGGCCCCGGCGGACTGCTCGGGCGAGGAGGATTCGGGACGGTCAGAGGAGGGCGGTGTTTGCGACATAATGGGGATTACTCTTCGCTCGCTTCTTCGTCTTCTTCGGGGGAACCAGTGAAATAGTCGCGTATCTTTTCCAGGAACGACTTCCGATGGGGCGTTACGTGAACGTGCTCAAGTTCGGCCAGTTCCCGCAACAACTCCTCTTGCCGCGTGGTCAACTTGCGCGGTGTTTCGATGTAGGTCTGGACGGCCAGATCGCCCTGGCGTCCGCTTTGCGGATCCGGCATCCCGCGGCCACGGAGTCGGAACACTTCGCCCGACTGCGAACCTTTGGGGACGGTCAAAGTGGCCCGACCGCTGAGCGTGGGGACTTCAATCTCGGCTCCGAGCGTAGCCTGGCAGTAGGAAATGGGGAGCCGCAACACCAGGTGGTCGCCGTCGCGCTGGAACAGGTGATGCTGCTTCACGTTGATGAAGCAGTAACAATCGCCCGGCTGGCCGCCGCCTGCGCTCGGTTCGCCTTCACCCGCCAGACGGACCCGCATCCCGGTGTCCACGCCGGCGGGAATGTTGACGGTCAAGGTGACGCGCTGCGCCTGGTAGCCGCGTCCGCGGCATTCACGACAAGGATCGGTAATCGTTACACCGGCGCCGCGGCACGAGGGGCAGGTGGTTTGCACCCGCAATATGCCGCCTTGCTGGATCACCTGGCCGTGGCCGTGGCAGGTGCGGCAGGTTTCCGGTTTGGCTCCGGGTTGGCTGCCGTTCCCTTCACACGCGTCGCACACGTTGTTCCGGTTGAAGGTGAGTTCTTTCTCGACCCCGCGAAACGCTTCTTCGAGGGTGAGAGTGACATCAGCCCGGATATCACGACCTTTGCGGGGACGTCGACTGCGGCCGCCGCCTCCGCCGAACAGATCGCCAAAGGCGCCTCCGCCGAACAGGTCGCCAAAGGCTTCAAAAATATCCTGCACGTCGTGGAACTGCGACGCTCCCGCGCCGCCTTCCAGTCCGGCATGCCCGTACTGGTCGTAGCGGGCCCGTTTATTGGGATCCGAAAGCACTTCGTAGGCTTCGGCTGCTTCTTTGAATTTTTCGGTGACTTCAGGATCGCCCGGGTTGCTGTCAGGGTGGTACCTGATGGCCGCTTTGCGATAGGCGACAGAGATCTCGCGGTCAGTAGCGGTCTTCGTGACCTCGAGAACTTCGTAAAAGCACCGTTTAGCCATTGTGGACATAATTAATAAAGCGGCAGGTTCAAAACCGGCCAATCACACAAAAGGCAGGTTCGAACGGCCAAAGTAGAGGTCGCGCGAATCTTAGGAACGACCGCTCCCGCGGTCAACGGTCGCCAAATCAGCCCGCCGCCAGACGGCGATTCCAGGGGTAGAATTGCCCGGGCTGCTGGCAGACAGTTTTGCTCAGGTCGTTACATGCAAGCAGGCCACTTCCGGACGTCATGTTCGAAAAGTGGCCTGCGAGGTCTGCAGGGCGGAGTCCGAATTAACGGACGGCGCCTTCGATCTGGCGTTTGGCCTTATCGTCGCTGTCGTAATTGGAGACCATGGCGTCGGTCGTGAGCAGCAGGCCGGCGATGCTGGCCGCATTGGCCAGAGCCGTGCGAACCACCTTGACCGGGTCGATCACGCCCGCTTCGTACATGTCAGCGTACTTGTCGGCATGTGCGTCGTAGCCAAAGTTTTCCGGCTGGTCGGCGATTTCGTCGGCGACGACGGAACCGTCTTTGCCGGCGTTCTCGGCGATCTGACGCAGGGGAGCTTCCAGCGCCCGCAGCACAATATCGACACCCACCTGCTCGTCGCCCTTGGCCGACTTGCGGATGGCTTCGATGGCGCCGCGGCAACGCAGCAGGGCCACGCCGCCGCCGGGCAGAATGCCTTCCTGCAACGCGGCGCGGGCCGCATGCAGGGCGTCTTCGATGCGGGCTTTGGTCTGCTTCATGTCGGCTTCAGTCTCGGCGCCGACGGAAATGACCGCCACGCCGCCGCTGAGCTTCGCTACGCGTTCCTGGTACTTCTCTTTATCGTATTCGCTGTCGCTGTCGTTGATCTGCTTGCGCAACTGCTGGACGCGATTGTCGATCTCTTCGCGGGAACCGCCGCCTTCGATGATGGTGGTGCCGCTCTTGTCGACGCTGACCTTGGCGGCGCTGCCGAGGTAATCCAGCGACAGGTTTTCCAGCTGCAGACCCAGATCATCGCTGATCGAGGTGCCGCCGGTCAGGATGGCGATATCCTGCAGCATGGCCTTGCGACGATCGCCAAAGCCAGGAGCCTTGACGGCGCAAACTTTGAGCACGCCGCGCAGCTGGTTCACGACCAGCAGGGTCAACGCTTCCGATTCGATATCTTCGGCGATGATCAACAAGGGACGGCCGGTGCCGCTGGCTTTTTCCAGGATCGGCAACAGGTCGCGGATGCTGCCGATTTTCTTCTCATGAATGAGAATCAGCGCGTTTTCCATCTCCACATCCATCTCCGCCGGGCGGTTGATGAAGTAGGGGGAGATGAAGCCTTTGTCAAAGTGCATGCCGTCGACATAGTCGACCTGGGTCTTGGCAGTCTTGCCTTCTTCGACCGTGACCACGCCGTCGCGGCCGACGTTCTGCATGACTTCCGCCAGCAGCTCGCCAATCACGCGATCGTTGTTGGCGCTGATGGCGGCGACGTCGACGACCTTCTTCCGGTCGCCTTCGATACGCTGGGCCATCGACAGCAGCTTTTCGTCCGCAGCGGCGACCGCTTTGTCGATGCCGCGACGAATGGCGGTCGGGTTGCTGCCGGCCACAATGTTCCGCAGACCTTCTTTGAAGATCGCACGGGCCAGAACGGTGGCGGTGGTGGTGCCGTCGCCGGCCAGATCCGACGTTTTCTGGGCCACTTCGACCACGAGCTTGGCGCCCATGTTCTCAAAGCGGTCGTCGAGTTCGATTTCCTTGGCGACGGTCACGCCGTCTTTGGTGACCGTGGGGCCGCCGAAGGATTTGTTGATAATGACATTATGGCCGGCCGGACCCATCGTAGTCGCGACGGCCTTGGCCAGTTTGTCGATGCCCTGCATCATCCGATGCCGAGCGTTGTCGTCAAAGAGCAGTTGTTTAGCCATAGGAAGCCTTCGAGTAAAAAACGCACGCGGTGCGTTCAAGTTGTACGGACAATTGGTTCGACCAGCCCTCGCGTCGCAACCGACGCGGCAGGACTACTCGACGATCTTCGCCAGGATATCGCCTTCGCGCAGAATCTTGACTTCGGCGCCGTTGACTTCGATTTCGCTGCCGCCGTACTTGCCGTAGATGACTTCGTCGCCAACCGCCACCGACAGCTCGCCGCGAGTGCCGTTGTCCAGCAGACGACCCGGGCCGACCGCGACCACTTTACCACGCTGCGGTTTTTCCTGGGCGCTATCGGGCAGCACAATGCCGCCAGCCGTCATTTCTTCGGCTTCCATGGGCTCAACTACCACGCGATCATCGAGCGGACGAAGGTTGATTTTTGCCATTGTCGTAATCCTTAACCGGTATGTTTTGAAGTTTGATTTTGTATGAGTTGATAACTAACAGGCGAACCAGGCCGCAAGCCAGAGCGAAGCAGCCCCCAGGACTGCCCGCTCCGCCGGCAGTCCGATTTACATCATCCCCATGCCGCCCATGCCGCCCATGCCACCCATGCCGCCCATGCCGCCCATGCCGCCGCCCATTCCGCCCATACCATGGTCGTGGTGGTCGTGGTCATCGCCGCCATCGTCTTCGCTGGGGATTTCGGTGATGAGCGATTCGGTGGTGAGCAGCAGCGAAGCAACGCTGGCTGCGTTCTGCAGGGCCGTTTTGACAACCTTGGCGGGATCAATCACACCCGCTTTGACCAGATCGCCATAGGTGTCGTTGTCGGCGTTATAGCCTTCGTTGACGTTGGTCAGGCGGCGAACACGGTTCACCACGACCGCGCCGTCGACGCCGGCGTTGGTAGCGATCGAACGCAACGGCACATCGAGAGCGTTCTTGATAATCTCAGCGCCGAGAGCTTCGTCGCCGGTGAGCTTCAGGGCGGCGATCGAGCTTTCCGCACGAATCAGAGCCACGCCGCCGCCGGGGACAATGCCGCCTTCGAGGGCTGCCGCGGTGGCGGCTTTGGCGTCTTCATACAGAGCTTTGCGCTCTTTCATTTCGGTTTCGGTCGCGGCGCCGCAGTTGATCTGAGCCACGCCGCCGGCCAGCTTGGCCAGACGTTCCTGCAGCTTTTCGCGATCGTATTCGCTGTCGGTTACTTCGATCTCGGCGCGGATCTGTTCGGTGCGGCCGTTGATCGCTTCCTTGGAACCGGCGCCGCCCACGATGGTGCAGTTGTCGGCGGTGATCTTGATCTTCTTCGCTTTACCCAGATCGCTGAGCTGCACGTTTTCCAGCTCGATACCGAGATCTTTGGTGAAGACCTTACCGCCGGTCAGTTCGGCGATGTCGCCCAGGATCGCTTTGCGGCGATCGCCGTAGCCGGGAGCCTTCACGGCGGCGACCTGCAGGATGCCCCGCATTTTGTTCACGACCAGCGTGGCCAGCGATTCGCCTTCGAGATCTTCGGCGATGATCAGCAGCGGCTTCTTCGCTTTGCTGATTTTTTCCAGCAACGGAATCAGCGGCTTGTTGGAGGAGATCTTTTCTTCCCACAACAGAATGTGGCAGTTCTCCAGCTCGACCGTGACGTTGTCCTGGTCGGTGACGAAGTGAGGCGACAGGAAGCCGCGATCAAACTGCATGCCTTCGACCAGGGTGACGGTCGTTTCGGCGCCGCGGCCTTCTTCGACCGTGATCACGCCGTCTTTACCGACTTTCAGGAAGGCTTCGGCCAGCGTTTCGCCGATTTCCGTATCGTTGTTGCCGGCGATGGTGGCAACCTGCTTGATTTCCTTTTTGTTCTTTTCGCTGATCGGGGTCGCCAGACCGTCGATCGCCTGGCACACGCCAGCGACTGCTTTCTGCATGCCGCGGGACAGGGCCATCGGATCGGCTCCGGCGGCGATCATTTTCAGACCTTCGCGGAAGATGGCTTCCGACAGCACGGTGGCCGTGGTCGTGCCGTCGCCGGCGACGTCGTTGGTTTTGCTGGCCGCTTCTTTGACAAGCTGGGCAGCGAGGTTTTCGTAGGGGTCGTCGAGTTCGATGTCTTCAGCGACCGTCACCCCGTCCTTGGTGATTTTGGGCGAGCCCCAGCCTTTGTCGAGCACGGCGTTGCGGCCGCGCGGCCCCAGAGTGCTGCGGACGGCGCGAGCCAGCTTGGAAACGCCCTTCAAGAGCGCCTGCCTGGCTTCGTCATCGAAAACCATTTGTTTTGCCACGATGGGTTTCCTCCTGTTGCGGAAAGATAAACCGTTGATTTCGGTCGGTTTGATGGAGTGATTTGATGGAGTGAAAGGTTCGTCGCGAGAAACGCTCGCGTATTTCGCCGCCGGTTGGCGAGTTCAGGGCAGGTTGCGGGAAAGCGACGACAGGCAGGGAACCTGTCCCTTACTTCCGCCGAACTCTCCTTTGTATCTGGCACTTATCTGGCAGGGTTTCTAACTGACGCGATCACGCCGCCGTTTTGACAGAATTTCCAACAGATGCCTCTTACAAGAGCAACCCGCGTACCACTCCCGTGAGAATTTCCCCAACACCATAAAAACAAAGGGCTTGAGAGAAAGTTGACGGACGAGAAAGCCGGCCGCTTGTGTAATCCCCGGCGACGATTGTCAATTTGGCAGAAAGCGGACCGGGAACGCGGCGGCCGCTCAGGGGGCTGACCCGGCAGGGCGTTGCCGGCAACGGCGTTTGAATCGCCCTACAGGCCTCGCACCCCATGTGGTTGATAGGGCGTTTCCAGCGCGGCGATTTCCTGCTCGCTCAGCTCCAGGTCAACCGCTTTGACTGCATCGGTCAGATGGTCGAGCCTGGTAACCCCAATTATGGGGGCTGCGACGACCGGCTTGCTCAGCAGCCAGGCCAGGGCGATCTGGGCTGGCGTATCGCCCCGCCGCCCTGCCACTTCCTTGAGTGCTTCCACCACATGGATATCGCTGGGGTGATCGTACAGCTTGCGGGCGAAGTCATCCGTCGCCTGGCGGGACTGCGAGTCGGCTTCGTCAAAGGTGGTGCGGGCGCGGGCCAGAATGCCGCGGGCCAGGGGCGACCAGGGAATCGAAGCGACGCCTTCGGCTTCGCACAGCGGCAGCATCTCCCGTTCTTCTTCGCGGTACAGCAGGTTGTAATGGTTCTGCATCGTAACAAACCGGGCCCAGCCGTTCCGTTCGCTCTGCGACAACGCCTGGGCGAACCGCCAGGCCCAGGTGGAACTGCAGCCGATGTAGCGCACCTTGCCCTGCCGCACCAGCAGGTCCAGGGCGGCCAGCGTTTCTTCCATCGGGGTGTGTTTGTCGAAGCGGTGCAACTGGTAGATGTCGATCGTTTCCAGGCCCAGCCGTTTCAGACTGGCCTCGCACGCCTGCTGGATGTGCTTCCGCGACAGCCCTTTCATATTGGGGCCGGGGCCCATCTCGAAGAAGGCTTTTGTGGCGACGACACACTCTTCCAGCCGGGCGAATTCTTTGAGCCACTTGCCGGTGATCCGTTCGCTTTCTCCCAGCGAGTAGACGTCGGCCGTGTCGAAAAAGTTGATGCCCGATTCCACCGCCTGGCGAAAGTACGGCTTGGAGTCTTCTTCTTCCAGCACCCAGGGACGCCAGCTCTTCGCCCCAAAGCTCATACAGCCGAGACAAACTCGGGAAACGCTTACGCCGGTGCGGCCCAGAAAAGTGTATTGCATCCGTCCACTCCTGCAGTAACGACAAGGATGATAAACGCCGTACGTTCCGTCCGACGCAATGCCAGATGTTACCTCGTATCCGGCCGCGGCAAAACGCCCGGAGGGGGAATGGCGGGTGAGGAGTCGACTATTGCGCAGCGGCCGCTTCTGCGGGGACGTGCTCTTCGTCATCCTGGGGTTGCGGGGGGCTGAACCATTCGGCCAGCGACTGGAAGAGGACGTAAAACACGGGGACGAAAAACACCGCCAGCACGGTCGAGGCGATCATCCCGCCAAACACGGCCGTACCCAGCGCCTGTTGCCCCGCGGCGCCGGCTCCTTCGGCGAACACCAGCGGCGCCACGCCCAGGATAAAGGCGAAGCTCGTCATCAGAATGGGGCGGAACCGCAGGCGGGCCGATTCAATGGCCGCTTCCCGGATCGACTTCCCCTTGGCGCGGATCTCCCGGGCGAACTCCACAATCAGAATCGCATTCTTGCTGGCCAGCGCGACAATCAGCACGATGCCGATCTGCGTATAAAGGTTGTTATCCATGCCGCGGATGGCGACGGCGGTGGCCGCCCCCAGCAGCCCGAGAGGCACCACCAGAATCACGGCCGCCGGAATGAACCAGCTTTCGTACTGGGCCGCCAGCACCAGGTACACCAGGGCGACCGCCATCAGAAAGATCCAGATCGCCTGGCCGCCGACCTTCTTCTCCTGGTACGACATATCCGTCCAGTCGAACGACATGCTATCGGGCAAGGTTTGCGCCGCGATCTGCTCCATCATTTCGAGCGATTCGCCCGAGCTGTAACCGGCCCCCGGCGCGCCCGTCACGGCGGCGGTGGGATACAGGTTATACCGATTGACGATCTGCGGACCGAACGACCGCCGCACCGTCGCCACCGCGGACAGCGGCAGCATGGAGCCTTCGCGGTTCCGCACTTCCAGTCGGCGAATATCGTCGATGCTGGCGCGGTACGCCGGCTCGGCCTGGACGCGCACCTGGTAAGTTCGGCCGAACTTGTTGAAGTCGTTGACATAGGCGCTGCCCAGGTACGACTGCAGCGTGGAGAACACGCTGGCCAGCGGGACGTCGAGCTTTTTGACTTTTTCGCGATCCACATCGACAAACACTTGCGGCACGCCGGCCCGAAAGGAGCTGTTGACGGCGGCCAGCGTCGATTGCTCGTTCGCTTTTTCAACCATCTCGGCGGTGATCTGACCCAGTTGCTGCAGGCCGACATTGGCGCGGTCTTCGATCTGCATTTTGAAACCGCTGCGGACGCCCAGGCCGCGGATCGCCGGCGGCGGAAACGGAAAGGCGATCGCCTCTTCCAGCTGCGCAAGCGGACCGGCGATGCTGCCCAGGATCGACTCCAGCGTATGCCCTGCCGGCAGGCGTTCGTCCCACGGATCCAGCGTGACGAACAAGGTGCCGGCGTTGGGCGCCGTGCTATTGTCCAGCAGCGACAAGCCGCCAATCGTGATCCAGTCGGCCACGCCGGGGGTCTTCTCCAGGATGTCGTCGATCTCGCGCATGACACCCATGGTGCGTTCCTGCGAAGCAGCGTCAGGCAAGGTCACCGCGACGAACAGGTAGCCCTGATCTTCGTTCGGAAAGAAGCCCGTCGGCACCGAAACATAAACCCAGCCGGTCAAAGCAACCAGGCCGGCGAACAGCAGCATGGTTAGCGCAATCTGTCGCAGCAACTGCCGCACACAGAACGTATAAGCCCATTCAAAACGATCGTAAACAGCGTTGAACGCCCGATAGAAAATATTCTTCTTCGTTTTGGCCGGACGCATCCACAAGGCGCACTGGGCCGGCTTGAGCGTCACGGCGTTGAGCGCGCTGATCAGCGCGGCGGCGGCGATGGTCAGGGCGAACTGCCGGTACAACTGGCCCGTGACGCCGCCCAGGAAAGCGCTCGGTATGAACACGGCCATCAGCACCAGGGTGATGCCAATAATGGGGCCGGTGACTTCGCCCATCGCCTTGATGGCGGCGGCCTTGGGCTGCATCCCTTCTTCCATATGATGCGCGGCGTTTTCGACGATCACGATCGCGTCGTCGACCACAATCCCGATCGCCAGAATCAGGCCGAAGAGGGTCAGCATGTTGACCGAAAAACCCAGCATCGCCATGGCGGCGAAGGAGCCGATGATTGTCACCGGCACCGTCGTGGCCGGGATCAGCACGGCTCGCCAATCCTGCAGGAACACCAGGATCACAATCAGCACCAGCACGCCCGCTTCGAACAGCGTTTTATAAACTTCATGGATCGAGGCTTCGACAAACAACGTCGTGTCGAGCGGAATCTGGTATTCCATGCCGGGCGGGAACTTGTGGCTCATCTCCTCCATGGCGTGGCGCACTGCTTCGGCCACTTCCAGGGCGTTGGCGCCGGGCAACTGGTAAATGCCGATGTTGGCCGTCGGCTTCCCCTGCTTCAGGTTGAACTGGTCATAGCTCTGCGAGCCCAGCTCCACCCGGGCCACATCGCGGAGATAGGTCACGCGGCGGCCTTCCCCTTTTTTGACGATGATATCTTCAAACTGGTCGGCTTCGCTCAGTCGGCCCAGCACGTTGACGGTGTACTGGAACTGCTGCCCGCTGGGCGAAGGCGGCTGCCCGACCTGGCCGGCGGCCACCTGGACGTTTTGTTCCTGGATGGCGGCGACCACGTCCTGCGTGGTCAGCTTGCGGACCTTCAGTTTCTCCGGGTCCAGCCAGATTCGCATGCTGTAGTTCGAGGCGCCAAACACGGTCACATCGCCGACGCCCGGGATGCGGCTGAGTTCGTCCTTCACACGGAGCAGGGCATAGTTGGACAGGAACAGCGTGTCGAAGGTGTTGTCGGCCGACGTCAACGACGCCAGCAGGATAATGTTTGTCGCCTGCTTTTTCACCGTCACCCCCTGCCGTTTCACTTCTTCCGGCAGGAGCGGTTCGGCGACGGAAACACGGTTCTGCACCAGCACCTGGGCGTCATCCAGGTCGGTGCCGATTTCAAAGGTGACGGTCAAAGAATAGGAGCCGTCGCTGGAAGAAGTCGACGACATGTAGAGCATGTTCTCGACGCCGTTGACCTGCTGTTCAATCGGAGCCGCAACCGTGCTCGCCACCACATCGGCATTGGCGCCGGGATAGCCGGCCGTGACGCGGACCGTCGGCGGCGTAATTTCCGGATACTGCTCGATCGGCAGTTCCAGCAGGGCGACCGCGCCGATCAGCACGGTCACAATCGCGATCACGTTGGCGAAAATGGGCCGTTCAATGAAGAAGCGGGACAGCATTAGCCGGGCTCCTTCCTGTTGCGACGGGACGATGCGCCCGGCTCTGTGGCAGGCGGCCTGGCGCCGGCGGGAGCCAGCGGCGGCGCGTCCTGGGCCGAATCGTTCGGAACTGGCTTGACGATCTCTTCTGCGCTGTCAGGCTTGCTCGCGTCTTCTGTTTCGCCAGCCTCGGCTGGCTTGTTTGCTTCGCTGGATTCTGCGTTCTGGGTTTCAGCGGGGTCGACGACCTGGGCCGATTCGGCGGGTTCCGTCGGCGGCAAGCCACCGCCCGATTCGCCATCTCGCGAGGCAGGGATTTTCAGCTCTGTTTCCACCAGCTGCGTCCGCACTTTGCCGCCGGGTCGGGCCCGCTGCAGGCCATTGACGATCACCAGATCCTCTTCGGTCACGCCGGAGCGGATCACGCGCAGTTCGCCCACCTGGATGCCCAGTTGCACGGGGCGATATTCGACCGTGTTATCCTTGCCGACGACCAGCAGGTACTCTCCCCGCTGGTCGGCTCCGACGGCTCTTTCCTCAACCAGCAATCGCGGCAAGGCCGGCCCGATCGGCGCCCTGATCCGGACGGAAAGGCCCGGGATCAGCGTGCCGTCGTCGTTACTGAACGAGCCTCGCCGGAGGATCGTGCCGGTGTTGGGGTCGACGCCCAGTTCGCGAAAATCAAGCTTTCCCTTGTGTGGAAAATCCTGCTCGTTCTCCAGCCCCAGGTACAGGACCGGCGGGGTCACGGTCGGATCGGGCAGCTCCTTGTTGCGGAGCATTTCCATGAACCGCAGGATGTCGCTTTCACTAACAAAGAAGGTGGCGTAGATCGGGTCGATCGATTCAATCACCGCCAGCACGTCCTCTTCGGCGTGCACCAGGTTGCCTGGGTCAAGCAGCCGCCGACCAATGCGACCCGACAGCGGCGCGCGGATTTCGGT is part of the Lignipirellula cremea genome and encodes:
- a CDS encoding FmdB family zinc ribbon protein, with translation MPTYDYLCRGCGHEFELFQRMTADPEKKCPNCKKLKLTRLIGSGSGVVFKGSGFYQTDYRSESYKQKAAEETKSASSEKSDTKSESKSSEAKPAKADKPKKPKSE
- the grpE gene encoding nucleotide exchange factor GrpE: MSQTPPSSDRPESSSPEQSAGAANDPQSAAAQQAPQDAGEDRQSPDTAGSPLSREEHSSQLQAELEEEKNRVLMVQAELENFRKRSRRELDDQRRYAAVPVVSDLLAVLDNLNRAIGSAPDDPKAKGLVDGVKMVASMFESVFEKHHCRRIASVGEVFDPNLHEAIGQQPSDQYPAGTVMLETQVGYQLHDRVIRPAQVFVSTGPA
- the dnaJ gene encoding molecular chaperone DnaJ, which gives rise to MAKRCFYEVLEVTKTATDREISVAYRKAAIRYHPDSNPGDPEVTEKFKEAAEAYEVLSDPNKRARYDQYGHAGLEGGAGASQFHDVQDIFEAFGDLFGGGAFGDLFGGGGGRSRRPRKGRDIRADVTLTLEEAFRGVEKELTFNRNNVCDACEGNGSQPGAKPETCRTCHGHGQVIQQGGILRVQTTCPSCRGAGVTITDPCRECRGRGYQAQRVTLTVNIPAGVDTGMRVRLAGEGEPSAGGGQPGDCYCFINVKQHHLFQRDGDHLVLRLPISYCQATLGAEIEVPTLSGRATLTVPKGSQSGEVFRLRGRGMPDPQSGRQGDLAVQTYIETPRKLTTRQEELLRELAELEHVHVTPHRKSFLEKIRDYFTGSPEEDEEASEE
- the groL gene encoding chaperonin GroEL (60 kDa chaperone family; promotes refolding of misfolded polypeptides especially under stressful conditions; forms two stacked rings of heptamers to form a barrel-shaped 14mer; ends can be capped by GroES; misfolded proteins enter the barrel where they are refolded when GroES binds), which codes for MAKQLLFDDNARHRMMQGIDKLAKAVATTMGPAGHNVIINKSFGGPTVTKDGVTVAKEIELDDRFENMGAKLVVEVAQKTSDLAGDGTTTATVLARAIFKEGLRNIVAGSNPTAIRRGIDKAVAAADEKLLSMAQRIEGDRKKVVDVAAISANNDRVIGELLAEVMQNVGRDGVVTVEEGKTAKTQVDYVDGMHFDKGFISPYFINRPAEMDVEMENALILIHEKKIGSIRDLLPILEKASGTGRPLLIIAEDIESEALTLLVVNQLRGVLKVCAVKAPGFGDRRKAMLQDIAILTGGTSISDDLGLQLENLSLDYLGSAAKVSVDKSGTTIIEGGGSREEIDNRVQQLRKQINDSDSEYDKEKYQERVAKLSGGVAVISVGAETEADMKQTKARIEDALHAARAALQEGILPGGGVALLRCRGAIEAIRKSAKGDEQVGVDIVLRALEAPLRQIAENAGKDGSVVADEIADQPENFGYDAHADKYADMYEAGVIDPVKVVRTALANAASIAGLLLTTDAMVSNYDSDDKAKRQIEGAVR
- the groES gene encoding co-chaperone GroES, which encodes MTTMAKINLRPLDDRVVVEPMEAEEMTAGGIVLPDSAQEKPQRGKVVAVGPGRLLDNGTRGELSVAVGDEVIYGKYGGSEIEVNGAEVKILREGDILAKIVE
- the groL gene encoding chaperonin GroEL (60 kDa chaperone family; promotes refolding of misfolded polypeptides especially under stressful conditions; forms two stacked rings of heptamers to form a barrel-shaped 14mer; ends can be capped by GroES; misfolded proteins enter the barrel where they are refolded when GroES binds); this encodes MVFDDEARQALLKGVSKLARAVRSTLGPRGRNAVLDKGWGSPKITKDGVTVAEDIELDDPYENLAAQLVKEAASKTNDVAGDGTTTATVLSEAIFREGLKMIAAGADPMALSRGMQKAVAGVCQAIDGLATPISEKNKKEIKQVATIAGNNDTEIGETLAEAFLKVGKDGVITVEEGRGAETTVTLVEGMQFDRGFLSPHFVTDQDNVTVELENCHILLWEEKISSNKPLIPLLEKISKAKKPLLIIAEDLEGESLATLVVNKMRGILQVAAVKAPGYGDRRKAILGDIAELTGGKVFTKDLGIELENVQLSDLGKAKKIKITADNCTIVGGAGSKEAINGRTEQIRAEIEVTDSEYDREKLQERLAKLAGGVAQINCGAATETEMKERKALYEDAKAATAAALEGGIVPGGGVALIRAESSIAALKLTGDEALGAEIIKNALDVPLRSIATNAGVDGAVVVNRVRRLTNVNEGYNADNDTYGDLVKAGVIDPAKVVKTALQNAASVASLLLTTESLITEIPSEDDGGDDHDHHDHGMGGMGGGMGGMGGMGGMGGMGGMGMM